The following are from one region of the Methanocella sp. genome:
- a CDS encoding lysine exporter LysO family protein, whose protein sequence is MSIILIILLALAIGIVAGVMGIMPPSVESNIDTLIMVMLCLLLFVIGLDMSQNKSVIKEMRRIGWKMVLLPVFIAAGSILGALVAGLIMRMDLGNAMAIGAGFGWYSLSAVMLTGLVGAQIGTMALLSNIFREMLSVVIMPLVVKYCGKIAAIAPGGATTMDTTLPVVVRYAGSEMSVISFVSGVTLSMLVIVLVPFFAGL, encoded by the coding sequence ATGTCCATCATCCTGATCATCCTTCTCGCGCTCGCCATCGGCATCGTTGCAGGCGTTATGGGCATCATGCCACCCTCAGTGGAGTCGAACATCGATACGCTCATAATGGTCATGCTGTGTTTGCTTTTATTCGTCATCGGGCTGGACATGAGCCAGAACAAGTCGGTCATAAAGGAGATGAGGCGTATCGGGTGGAAGATGGTGCTGTTGCCGGTATTTATTGCAGCGGGCAGCATACTGGGCGCACTCGTGGCCGGCCTCATCATGCGCATGGACCTCGGGAATGCAATGGCCATAGGTGCGGGCTTCGGCTGGTACAGCCTCTCCGCCGTCATGCTCACCGGCCTCGTCGGGGCCCAGATCGGCACGATGGCACTGCTATCGAATATTTTCCGGGAGATGCTCTCCGTCGTCATCATGCCCCTGGTGGTCAAATACTGCGGCAAGATCGCGGCCATCGCCCCTGGCGGTGCAACCACAATGGATACGACGCTCCCCGTCGTCGTGCGCTACGCGGGCAGCGAGATGAGCGTCATCTCCTTCGTGAGCGGCGTCACTCTTTCGATGCTGGTCATCGTGCTGGTCCCCTTCTTCGCAGGTCTCTGA
- a CDS encoding LysO family transporter: MDGMVTYIGLLFISLIVGVAAGLLKGRFSGRLKKYVSSAITCMVFVLILLMGLKTGSNEAVINNLGLYGLQSLLITVCAILGSIVFAMLFERLFFKDGTG; the protein is encoded by the coding sequence ATGGACGGGATGGTCACTTATATCGGGCTGCTTTTTATTTCGCTTATCGTGGGCGTCGCCGCAGGCCTGCTCAAGGGCCGTTTCTCCGGCCGCCTTAAAAAATACGTGTCTTCCGCCATTACCTGTATGGTGTTCGTGCTCATCCTCCTCATGGGCCTCAAGACGGGCTCGAACGAGGCCGTTATCAATAACCTGGGCCTCTATGGCCTGCAGTCGCTGCTCATCACGGTTTGCGCGATCCTGGGCAGTATCGTCTTCGCGATGCTCTTCGAGAGGCTGTTCTTCAAGGACGGTACCGGGTAA